The following coding sequences are from one Phyllostomus discolor isolate MPI-MPIP mPhyDis1 chromosome 11, mPhyDis1.pri.v3, whole genome shotgun sequence window:
- the LOC114508886 gene encoding LOW QUALITY PROTEIN: 60 kDa heat shock protein, mitochondrial-like (The sequence of the model RefSeq protein was modified relative to this genomic sequence to represent the inferred CDS: substituted 2 bases at 2 genomic stop codons) yields the protein MLQLHKALXQIRPVSRALAPHLTRAYAKDVKFGADARALMLQGVDLLADAVAVTMGPKGRTVITEQSWGSPKVTKDGVTAAKSIDLKDKXKNIGPKLVQDVANNTNEEAGDGTTTATVLACAIAKEGFEKISKGANPVEIRRGLMLAVDAVISELKKQSKPVTTPEEIAQVATVSANGDKEIGNIISDAMKKIGRKGVITVKDGKTLNNELEIIESMKFDRGYISPDFINTPKGQKCEFQDAYVLLSEEKSVQSIVPALEIANAHHKPLVIIAEDVDGEALSTLVLNRLKVGLQVVAVKGPGFGDNRKNQLQDMAIATGGAVFGEEGLTLSLEDVQAHDLGKVGKVIVTQDDAMLLKGKGGKAQIEKHIQEIIKQLNVTTSEYEKEKLNERLAKLSDGVAVLKVGGTSDIEVNEKKDRVTDVLNATGAAVEEGIVLGGGCALLRCIPPLDSLTPANEDQKNGIEII from the coding sequence ATGCTTCAATTACACAAAGCCCTTTGACAGATTAGGCCGGTGTCCAGGGCACTGGCTCCTCATCTCACTCGGGCTTATGCCAAAGATGTAAAATTTGGTGCAGATGCCCGAGCCTTAATGCTTCAAGGTGTAGACCTTTTAGCCGATGCTGTAGCTGTTACTATGGGGCCGAAGGGAAGAACAGTGATAACTGAACAGAGCTGGGGAAGTCCCAAAGTAACAAAAGATGGTGTGACTGCTGCAAAGTCCATTGACttaaaagacaaatagaaaaatattggCCCCAAACTTGTTCAAGATGTTGCCAATAATACAAATGAAGAAGCTGGTGATGGCACCACCACTGCTACTGTGCTGGCATGCGCTATTGCCAAGGAGGGTTTTGAGAAGATTAGTAAAGGTGCTAATCCAGTGGAGATCAGGAGAGGTCTGATGTTAGCTGTTGATGCTGTAATTTCTGAACTTAAGAAACAGTCCAAACCTGTGACAACCCCTGAAGAAATAGCTCAGGTTGCTACAGTTTCTGcaaatggagacaaagaaattggCAACATAATTTCTGATGCAATGAAAAAGATTGGAAGAAAGGGTGTCATCACAGTAAAGGATGGGAAAACACTGAACAATGAATTAGAAATTATTGAAAGCATGAAGTTTGATCGAGGTTATATTTCTCCAGACTTTATTAATACACCAAAAGGCCAGAAATGTGAATTCCAAGATGCCTATGTCCTACTGAGTGAAGAGAAAAGTGTTCAGTCCATTGTACCTGCTCTTGAAATTGCCAATGCTCACCATAAGCCCTTGGTCATAATTGCTGAAGATGTTGATGGAGAAGCTCTAAGTACACTTGTTTTGAATAGGCTAAAAGTTGGTCTTCAAGTGGTAGCAGTCAAAGGTCCAGGTTTTGGTGACAATAGAAAGAACCAGCTTCAAGACATGGCTATTGCTACTGGTGgtgcagtgtttggagaagaAGGATTAACTCTCAGTCTTGAAGATGTTCAGGCTCATGACTTAGGAAAAGTTGGCAAGGTCATTGTGACCCAAGACGATGCCATGCTCCTGAAAGGAAAAGGTGGCAAGGCTCAAATTGAAAAACATATTCAAGAAATCATTAAGCAGTTGAATGTCACAACTAGtgaatatgaaaaggaaaaactaaatgaacgTCTAGCAAAACTCTCAGATGGGGTAGCTGTGCTGAAGGTTGGTGGGACAAGTGACATTGAagtgaatgaaaagaaagacagagtAACAGATGTCCTCAATGCTACAGGAGCTGCTGTTGAGGAAGGCATTGTTCTGGGAGGGGGTTGTGCCCTGCTTCGGTGCATTCCGCCCTTGGACTCGTTAACTCCAGCTAATGAAGATcaaaaaaatggtatagaaattatttaa